In Acropora palmata chromosome 7, jaAcrPala1.3, whole genome shotgun sequence, one genomic interval encodes:
- the LOC141885925 gene encoding uncharacterized protein LOC141885925 produces MAVKTMEEILSLLCSHVKLERDKGIQQLEETLKDSKNLVLDVIKLEELKNSLITLVQSTNRGWEAKHGGLTGSKSLILNKLDSDDFCETLRKEALRLMHDDEARVRTASGELLGALCVRKGPCIYVACQEEILKNVGDNLERRLPDPIDVAEGLVQKLTSENHGAGDDLSKKADATQIFHDTAGWKHLETSMRCLQSVIKGCGKGFNEHVTQNLLDLIFQALNHTNRFVRETGYQLCASLVGLGRQQDETSEAAEKVAAEENSILKHGEQFADYLKKGLSDNWSQVRLAASVATREFLQTLPDSESRERFYPKILPAMCLNRYYVAEGVRIYSQQSWKMTVGTEGKHLVEKYCRQIVEFYISQTKADNHAVREAACACIAELGTKVNPESLRPHVSDLLQALICCFKDDSWPVRDAACVACGNFVLCFPQESSPRMGEFYPLFFENLSDSIPSVRQGAAISLGNVVKAYGESALAVVMGKVREGLKSIEKQEATTEKYAGIEKGPATFGVIKRLRDNDMELHSNKQMYSCGSLAPKMRRGGGCADHLFKRPAQPWEKADGCVDLVAELSSNAQTHKEVVSVIPLVAQVTQHKHYTQHLHLMETVCSQLPMIAKGIGKNQFKRYLELFIDTIFFSLKSDNALTSAAASECLSQLSKMLGPSILRGRVEMHNPSYLDVLDQTLQGVNTVP; encoded by the exons ATGGCGGTCAAAACTATGGAAGAAATCTTGTCACTTCTGTGTAGTCACGTTAAATTAGAAAGAGATAAAGGAATCCAGCAGTTGGAGGAGACGTTAAAGGACTCAAAGAATCTTGTTCTTGATGTTATAAAGCTagaagagttgaaaaactCATTAATTACTCTGGTTCAATCAACAAATCGCGGCTGGGAGGCGAAACATGGTGGGCTGACAGGATCAAAATCTTTGATATTGAACAAGCTGGACTCTGATGACTTCTGTGAAACACTTAGAAAAGAAGCCTTGCGTCTAATGCACGATGACGAAGCACGAGTGAGGACTGCTtcag GAGAGCTTCTTGGTGCTCTCTGTGTGAGGAAGGGACCATGCATTTATGTGGCGTGTCAAGAGGAGATTCTGAAAAATGTGGGTGATAATTTGGAAAGAAGGTTACCAGATCCAATAGATGTCGCTGAAGGACTTGtacaaaaattgacaagtgAAAATCATGGTGCTGGAGATGATTTA AGTAAAAAGGCTGATGCTACTCAGATATTTCATGATACAGCAGGCTGGAAACACCTGGAGACGAgtatgag GTGTCTACAGTCTGTGATCAAAGGATGTGGCAAAGGCTTCAATGAACACGTTACGCAGAATCTTCTGGATCTGATATTCCAAGCTCTAAATCACACCAACAGATTTGTTAGGGAGACTGGGTACCAGCTTTGTGCTTCTCTGGTGGGACTTGGGAGGCAACAAG atgaAACTTCAGAAGCCGCAGAGAAAGTTGCAGCTGAAGAAAATTCTATCCTCAAACATGGAGAGCAGTTTGCTGATTACTTGAAGAAGGGGTTGTCTGATAACTGGAGCCAG GTTCGTCTTGCAGCATCAGTAGCCACACGAGAATTCTTACAGACATTGCCAGACAGTGAATCTAGAGAACGATTTTACCCCAAAATTTTGCCAGCCATGTGTCTCAACAG ATACTATGTTGCAGAAGGTGTAAGAATCTACTCCCAGCAGAGCTGGAAAATGACTGTTGGAACAGAGGGGAAGCACTTGGTGGAAAAATATTGCAGGCAAATT GTGGAATTTTATATCAGTCAAACAAAAGCTGATAACCATGCTGTCCGTGAAGCGGCTTGTGCCTGCATTGCAGAACTAGGAACTAAG GTAAACCCAGAGAGTTTGAGACCGCATGTGTCTGATCTACTGCAGGCATTGATTTGTTGCTTCAAAGATGACAGCTGGCCTGTCAGAGATG CTGCCTGTGTGGCCTGTGGTAATTTTGTGCTTTGTTTTCCTCAAGAGAGCAG cCCTCGTATGGGAGAGTTTTATCCACTCTTTTTCGAGAATCTCTCAGACAGTATTCCATCTGTTCGACAAGGTGCTGCGATATCATTAGGAAATGTGGTAAAAGCTTATG GTGAAAGTGCCTTAGCTGTTGTAATGGGAAAAGTAAGAGAAGGTCTAAAGAGCATTGAAAAGCAAGAGGCCACAACAGAGAA atatgCTGGAATTGAGAAGGGACCTGCAACATTTGGAGTGATAAAAAGACTAAGAGACAATGATATGGAACTTCATAGCAACAAACAG ATGTACTCTTGTGGTTCCCTTGCTCCTAAAATGAGAAGAGGAGGTGGCTGTGCTGATCATTTATTCAAACGACCAGCTCAACCTTGGGAAAAAGCCGATGG TTGCGTGGATTTAGTCGCAGAGCTATCATCGAATGCACAAACCCACAAAGAAGTTGTCAGTGTAATTCCACTAGTAGCACAGGTCACCCAGCACAAACATTACACTCAACACCTACATCTCATGGAAACTGTTTGTTCACAG TTACCAATGATAGCAAAAGGGATTGGAAAGAATCAGTTTAAAAGATACCTGGAGCTGTTTATTGACACAATTTTCTTCAGCTTG AAAAGTGATAATGCCCTGACATCAGCTGCTGCTTCAGAATGCCTTTCGCAGCTCAGCAAGATGCTGGGACCATCCATCTTGAGAGGAAGAGTAGAAATGCACAACCCAAG TTATCTTGATGTTTTGGATCAAACACTCCAAGGTGTAAATACAGTGCCATAA